GCTTCCACTTCCTAACCGACACCTGGGAGGAAGGCAGCCCATGCGCACGGCATTGTTCATCCACTCCATCCTCGCGATGCTCCTGTGCGCGTGCGCCGGTCTTACTCCAGGCCCGCCCGCGGGCGACCCCACGCTGCGCCTGATGGACACCTTGCGTGCGCACGCACGGACGCACGCTCCCGTGTGCTCTCCCGCCGTGGCGCTGCTCCAGCCCGGAGGCGGCATCGACCTGGAGCGCCTCCGCGCCGCGGGTCACCCGGTCATCGTCTGGACCGTGAACGACGTGCCCACGATGCAGGCCCTGCTCCGGCGCGGCGTGGACGGCATCATCAGCGACCGGCCGGACCTCCTGATGCAGGCGGTGCGCGACTTCGACGCCAACGGTGACGGCACGCCTGGAGACCTGCTGGACGCGGACGGCCTCATCGACCCGAAGCGCTTCGATGCGCAGGGCCACCGGGGCGCGCGGAACCTGCGGCCGGAGAACACGCTGCCCGCCTTCGAGGCCGCGCTCGACCACCGGATGACCACGCTGGAACTGGACACCGTCCTCACCGCCGACGGCGTCCCCGTGCTCTCCCACGACCCGGACCTGTCCCCCACGAAGTGCCGCCACACGGATGGAAGCCCGCTGCGCGCTCCCGTCCCCATCGCGGCCCTCACCGTCGAAGAGCTCCAGGCCACCTTCGTCTGCGACCAGCTCCTCCAGGACCGCCCGGACCAGACGAACGACCGGGCCCGCTCCCCGGAGGCCGTCGCGTTCGCCGCGCGCGCCGGGCTCCCGGACCCGTACACCGTCCCCACCCTGCGCCAGGTGTTCGCCTTCGCGGCGGACCAGGCGGACGCCACCCATGAAGCCCGCGACCCGCTCCGCGCTCGGAACGCCCGCCGCGTCCGCTTCAATGTGGAACTCAAACGGGCCTCCGCGAAGACAGACGTCGCGCCAACCCATGGCGACGCGGTGGCCCGGGTCATCCAAGAAGCAGGGCTCGCACGGAGGGTGGACGTGCAGTCCTTCGACCTGCGCGCCGTGCGCTCCATGCAGGACCGCCACCCGGAGCTGCGCGCCGTGCTCCTCCTGGAGAGGGCGGCCGAGTAGCCAGACGGTCCATTTCCCGCTTGGGAAATCAAGGATTTAGTCAGGCGACGAAATCATCTTGCGCAAAATCGTTAGGGGCCTTACTAGACGCCGGTCTTGATCCCTTCCCGTCCAAAAACCACCACGCCGATGAAGCTCGTGCCCCGGTACGAGCGGCTGAAGCAGCTGGCCCAGCGCTTCCCCGCCTTGGACCCCAGCGCCATCGAGACGTGTCTGACGATGCTGCGTCTGTCCAATGAGCTGACCGAGGCCTACGAAGCGCACTTCGCGCGGCATGGCGTGTCCCACGGGCGCTTCGTCGTGCTGGTGCAGCTGTTCGCGGCGGAGGACGCGGGGGAGACGCTGCGTCCCGCGGACCTCGCGGAGCTGGCGAGCTGCAGCCGCGCGACCATCACCGGCCTGCTGGACACGCTGGAGAAGGACGGCTTCATCTCCCGCGTGGATCACCCCGAGGACCGGCGCATGTACTCCGTGCACCTCACCTCGAAGGGCCGCGAGTTCATCCTGGGCATGATGCCCGACCACTACCGCCGCATCGCCGCGCTCATGGCTCCCTTGAGCCTGGATGAGCGGGACACCCTCCGCGCCCTGCTCGCCAAGGTGTCCTCCGGCATCCCCGCCCTGCGGGACCCCTGAGCAGCCCCTTCCCACACCCCATTCTTCAACGCTGTACCGAGCAACAACCATGACGACCCGTACCGCTCCTTCCCTGGAAGCCGCTCCCGCCACCGAAGCCCCCGCCGTCGCGAAGCCCGCGAAGCGCTCGCGCGCCAAGCAGGTGCTGCCCATCCTCGTGGGCGTGGCGGTGCTGGGCGGTGGCGCGCGCTTCCTCCTTACCCACGGCCACGAGTCCACCGACGACGCCCAGGTGGAGGGCCGCATCGCCAACGTGTCGCCGCGCGTGGCCGGGCAGGTGGCCCGCGTGCTGGTGCAGGACAACCAGACGGTGAAGGCCGGTGACGTGGTGGTGGAGCTGGACCACGCGGACCTGGACGCGCGCCTGGAGGTCGCTCGCGCGGACGTGATGAGCGCGGAGGCCCAGCTGTCCAACGCCCAGGCCCAGCTCACCCTCACGGAGGCCAACGCGGGCGCCAACCTGCGCCAGGCCCGCGCCGGCGTCACCCAGGCCTCCAGCGGCATCAGCTCCTCCAAGGCCGCGTTGGATCAGGCCCGCGCGGACGTGACCGCGTCCGAGGCCCGCTTCAAGCTGGCGGAGACGGACCTGGGCCGCATCAAGCAGCTGCGCGAGCAGGGCGCGGTGGCCCAGGCGGACCTGGACGCCCGTCAGGCTTCGTATGATCAGGCCAAGGCCGCCCTGGACCAGTCCCGCGCGCGGCTGACCTCCACCGAGGCCGGCATCCAGAGCTCCTCCGGTGGCCTGGAGGCCGCGCAGGGCAAGCTGTCCGCCGCGGAGACGGCGCCCGTGCAGGTGCAGGCCGCGCAGGCCGCGCTGAAGCTCGCGGAGGCGCGCCTCAAGCAGACCCGCGCCGCGCTGACGCTCTCGGAGCTGGCCGTGTCCTACGCGCAGGTGCGCGCCCCGGTGGACGGCGTGGTCAGCCGCCGCACCGTGGAGGTGGGGCAGATGGTGGGCCCGGAGCGCCCGCTGATGGCCATCGTCCCGCAGAACGACATCTGGGTCGTGGCCAACTTCAAGGAGGACCAGGTCGGTGAGATGCGCCCGGGCCAGCCGGTGGACGTGGAGGTGGACGCCTTCGGCAGCCACTCGTTCAAGGGCCACGTGGACAGCCTCGCGGGCGCCAGCGGCGCGCGCTTCGCCCTGCTGCCGCCGGACAACGCGTCCGGCAACTTCGTGAAGGTCGTGCAGCGCATCCCCGTGCTCATCCGCTTCGACGGCGACCGCAAGGACCTGCCCATCAAGCCGGGCATGAGCGTCTACGTCACCGTGGACACCCGCGCGAAGCCGGAGCCCCAGCAGTCGGCGGCGGCGGATACGCGGAAGGCGGAGTAACCCCCCGTGGACGCGCGTCGAGACGTCATCCAAGGTTCCAAGGCGGGCATCACCATCGCGGCCATGGCCGCGGCGCTGATGTCCGTGCTGGACATCTCCATCGTCAACGTGGCCCTGAGCGACATCCGCGCGAGCTTCGGCACGCCGTTGGATCAGATCGCCTGGGTGTCGACCGGCTACATGATGGCCAACGTGGTGGTCATCCCGATGACGGGCTGGCTCCAGCGCCGCTTCGGCTACCGGAGATACTTCACCTTCTCCATCCTCCTCTTCACGGTGGCCAGCGTGCTGTGCGGCCTGTCGTGGAACCTGCCCTCGCTGGTGGCCTTCCGCATCCTCCAGGGCATGGGCGGCGGCGCCATCATCCCCACGTCCCAGGCCATCCTCTTCGCCCGCTACCCGCGCGAGGAGCACGGCATGGCGGGCGCGCTCTTCGGCCTGGGCGCCGTGACGGGCCCGCTGCTGGGGCCCACCGTGGGCGGGCTCCTCATCGAAGCGGCGAGCTGGCACTGGATCTTCCTCATCAACGTGCCGGTGGGCCTCTTCGCCGCGTACATGGCGTGGCGCTCCATCGAGCAGCCCCACTTCGAGCCGTCCACGGAGAAGGTGGACCGCAACGGCATCGCGCTGCTCGCCGTGGGCATGGCGTGCCTCCAGTACGTGCTGGAGGAGGGGCACCGCGAGGACTGGTTCGACAGCCGGCTCATCACCCTGCTGGCGGTCATCGCGGGCATCGCGCTCATCACCTTCGTCGTCCACGAGCTGGAGACCCCCAGCCCCGTGGTGGACCTGCGCGTGTTCGCCAACCGCTCCTACTCCGCGGCCACGGGGGTGAACTTCCTGGTGGGCACGGCGCTGTTCTCCGGCTCGTTCCTCTTCAGCCTCTTCTGCGGCTCGGTGATGCGCTACGAGGCGCTGGACATCGGGCTCATCTTCCTCAAGGGCAGCGCCATCCAGGTGCTGCTGATGCCGCTCATCGGCAAGTTCGGCGGCAAGGTGGACGGCCGGTTCCTCATCGGCTTCGGCGTGCTGGGCGTGAGCCTGTCCTTGTGGACCAACGGCCACCTGACCACGCGCGTGGATGAAATGACCCTCATCACGCCGGTGTTCATCCGCGCCTGCTCGCTGGGCTTCATCTTCGTGCCGCTGTCGGTGATGGCGCTCAGCAACCTGCGCCCGGAGCAGCGAGGCAACGCGGCGGGCCTCTTCAACCTCACCCGCGAATTGGGCGGCTCCATTGGCACCGCGTGGATGAGCAGCGCGCTCAGCCGCTCCACCCAGGCCAACTTCACCGCCATCACCTCGCACGTGGACGTCTACGGGCAGGTGGCCCAGGAGCAGGTCGCCTCCATGACGGGCGCCATGGCCTCCCGGGGCGTGCTCAACCCCACGGGCGCGGCCTACGGCCTCTTGAGTCAGCGCATCAGCGCGCAGGCGCTGGTGCGGGCCTTCAACGCCAACTTCCTCATCCTCGCCGCGCTGTTCGTCTGCGCCCTCATCCTGGTGGCCATGCTCCAGAAGGCGGACCCCAACGTGAAGGTGGAAGGCGCGCACTAGCCGCCGCTGCCGCTGGAAACGACAAAGCGCGGGTCCCCGGTGTGCTGGGGGCCCGCGCTTCTTCGTTCCGGGCGCTACGGGAAGACGGCTACCGGCGCCACTTCTGCGCGGCGGTGCCGTTGCACTCCCAGAGCTGGAGCGGGGTGCCGCTGGCGGAGTTGCCGCCCGTCACGTCCACGCACTTGTTGGCCTGGGGGTTCACCAGGTCACCGGCGCCGGAGAGGATGAACTGCTGTGCGGGGTTGCCGTTGCAGCTCACCAACTGGATGGCCGTGCCGTTGGCGCTGGAGCCCCAGGCCACGTCCATGCACTTGCCGAACGCGCGCACCGTGCCGTCCGACATGAAGGTCCACTTCTGCGCGTTGGTGCCGTTGCAGTCCCACAGCTGCAGGCGGGTGCCGTCGTTGGTGTTGGAGTTGGGCACGTCGATGCACTTGTTCGCCAGGCCGATGATGGGGCCGCCCGTGCCGCCACCGCCCGTGGTGGTGAGCGACAGGCCGTAGGCGCTCAGGATGGGGAGGAGCGGCTGGAAGACGGTGTTGCCGCCGGAGGTGCAGTTGCCACCCGCGCCGGACGTCACGCCCTGCGCCTGGTTGCCGGACAGCCACGAGCCGCCGGAGTCACCGCCCTCCGCGCACGCGCTGGACGCCGTGAGGCCGTACACCGGGCCCGCAGAGTAGTTCACCGTGACGTTCTTCCCCGTGATGACGCCGCAGCGCCAGCCCGTGGTGGAGCCCGAGCGACACACGGACGCGTTGACGCCCGCCTCCTGCGAGCCCTGCACCAGCACGTTGCCGCCCGCGTAGTTGTTCACCCACGGCTGCGACCCCCACGAGCCGTTGGTGCGCACCCAGGCGTAGTCGTTGCCGGGCCAGTTGGCGGCCACCACCGTGCCCTGCGCCACGCCGTTGAAGCCGCTGGTGCCCGTGCCCGGCCCGCCGCAGTGGCCCGCCGTCACGAAGCCGCCCGCCACCGGGAAGCCGATGGAGCAGCGCGAGCCGCCCGGGTAGTACGCGTCACCGCCGCGCAGGTCGTACACCGGCTGGAACTCCTCGCGCGACGGCACCGTGCGCACCGCGGGGTGCTTCACGCCCGCCTTCGCGACGAAGTCCGTGCCGCCCGTCAGCGCGGAGTCCTGCG
The sequence above is drawn from the Corallococcus sp. NCRR genome and encodes:
- a CDS encoding glycerophosphodiester phosphodiesterase family protein translates to MRTALFIHSILAMLLCACAGLTPGPPAGDPTLRLMDTLRAHARTHAPVCSPAVALLQPGGGIDLERLRAAGHPVIVWTVNDVPTMQALLRRGVDGIISDRPDLLMQAVRDFDANGDGTPGDLLDADGLIDPKRFDAQGHRGARNLRPENTLPAFEAALDHRMTTLELDTVLTADGVPVLSHDPDLSPTKCRHTDGSPLRAPVPIAALTVEELQATFVCDQLLQDRPDQTNDRARSPEAVAFAARAGLPDPYTVPTLRQVFAFAADQADATHEARDPLRARNARRVRFNVELKRASAKTDVAPTHGDAVARVIQEAGLARRVDVQSFDLRAVRSMQDRHPELRAVLLLERAAE
- a CDS encoding MarR family winged helix-turn-helix transcriptional regulator, translated to MKLVPRYERLKQLAQRFPALDPSAIETCLTMLRLSNELTEAYEAHFARHGVSHGRFVVLVQLFAAEDAGETLRPADLAELASCSRATITGLLDTLEKDGFISRVDHPEDRRMYSVHLTSKGREFILGMMPDHYRRIAALMAPLSLDERDTLRALLAKVSSGIPALRDP
- a CDS encoding HlyD family secretion protein, translating into MTTRTAPSLEAAPATEAPAVAKPAKRSRAKQVLPILVGVAVLGGGARFLLTHGHESTDDAQVEGRIANVSPRVAGQVARVLVQDNQTVKAGDVVVELDHADLDARLEVARADVMSAEAQLSNAQAQLTLTEANAGANLRQARAGVTQASSGISSSKAALDQARADVTASEARFKLAETDLGRIKQLREQGAVAQADLDARQASYDQAKAALDQSRARLTSTEAGIQSSSGGLEAAQGKLSAAETAPVQVQAAQAALKLAEARLKQTRAALTLSELAVSYAQVRAPVDGVVSRRTVEVGQMVGPERPLMAIVPQNDIWVVANFKEDQVGEMRPGQPVDVEVDAFGSHSFKGHVDSLAGASGARFALLPPDNASGNFVKVVQRIPVLIRFDGDRKDLPIKPGMSVYVTVDTRAKPEPQQSAAADTRKAE
- a CDS encoding DHA2 family efflux MFS transporter permease subunit, with product MDARRDVIQGSKAGITIAAMAAALMSVLDISIVNVALSDIRASFGTPLDQIAWVSTGYMMANVVVIPMTGWLQRRFGYRRYFTFSILLFTVASVLCGLSWNLPSLVAFRILQGMGGGAIIPTSQAILFARYPREEHGMAGALFGLGAVTGPLLGPTVGGLLIEAASWHWIFLINVPVGLFAAYMAWRSIEQPHFEPSTEKVDRNGIALLAVGMACLQYVLEEGHREDWFDSRLITLLAVIAGIALITFVVHELETPSPVVDLRVFANRSYSAATGVNFLVGTALFSGSFLFSLFCGSVMRYEALDIGLIFLKGSAIQVLLMPLIGKFGGKVDGRFLIGFGVLGVSLSLWTNGHLTTRVDEMTLITPVFIRACSLGFIFVPLSVMALSNLRPEQRGNAAGLFNLTRELGGSIGTAWMSSALSRSTQANFTAITSHVDVYGQVAQEQVASMTGAMASRGVLNPTGAAYGLLSQRISAQALVRAFNANFLILAALFVCALILVAMLQKADPNVKVEGAH
- a CDS encoding S1 family peptidase, producing the protein MKRTSGLFSTATALFAGATLSVIPSMAMAAPSQAEAALAHDVSPDLLSAMQRDLGLTADGAKQRLASEAAAVRVEGTLRAELGARFGGAWMNADGSALVVGVTTDADADAVRRAGAVPQKVKYTQAELEAVKARLDRDSRMAGRAVHAWYVDVMTNSVVVLAQDSALTGGTDFVAKAGVKHPAVRTVPSREEFQPVYDLRGGDAYYPGGSRCSIGFPVAGGFVTAGHCGGPGTGTSGFNGVAQGTVVAANWPGNDYAWVRTNGSWGSQPWVNNYAGGNVLVQGSQEAGVNASVCRSGSTTGWRCGVITGKNVTVNYSAGPVYGLTASSACAEGGDSGGSWLSGNQAQGVTSGAGGNCTSGGNTVFQPLLPILSAYGLSLTTTGGGGTGGPIIGLANKCIDVPNSNTNDGTRLQLWDCNGTNAQKWTFMSDGTVRAFGKCMDVAWGSSANGTAIQLVSCNGNPAQQFILSGAGDLVNPQANKCVDVTGGNSASGTPLQLWECNGTAAQKWRR